In Streptococcus mitis, the DNA window AGTGACGCAAAGGTCGGTAAGCAAGAAACTCAATCACGACACCAAGAATGGCTGTCGCTAGCATCGCTACAATAAGCGCTACAAAGAAATTCATTTGGAAAGAATTAATCAAGAAATAACCGATAAAGGCTCCCATCATATAAATATCACCGTGGGCGAAGTTGATGAGCTTGATAATTCCGTAAACCATGGTATATCCTAGGGCTAACAGTGCATAAACACTACCTAGAATCAAACCATTTACTAGTTGTTGGAGCATAAGATTCACTCTTTCTATATATAATTTCGAGGGTTTTCCCTCACTTTTTGATAGGTTCTTAAACATCGAAACAGGGAGTGAGTCAGAGGCTCATTCCCTATTTCAACATTTTCTATTATGGTTTTACAACTTCTGCTGCTTCAACCTTACCATTGTTCATGGTCATCATGTAAGCAGTTTTGACTGTGTTGTGGTCTGCATCGAAGCTTGTTTGACCAGTTACACCTTCAAAGTCTTTTGTTTTAGCAAGGTTGTCTTTGATCTCACCTGAGTTTTTGGCACCTTTTGCTGCGTTTGCTACAAGGTGAACTGAGTCATAAGCTAAGGCTGCAAATGTTGAAGGCTCTTCATTGTACTTAGCACGGTAAGCCTCAAGGAAGGCTTTTGCTTTAGCAGAAACTTCTACAGTAGTTGAGAAGCCTGAGATAAAGTAGATGTTTGATGCTTTTTCAGGAGTTGCTTGTTGTACAAACTCTTCACCGTTGAATCCATCACCACCAACGATTGGTTTGTCAATTCCCATACCACGCGCTTGGTTTACAATTTTACCAGCTTCAGTGTAGTAACCAGGAACAACGATAGCATCAAAGTCTTTCCCTTTCATTTTTGTAAGGGCTGCTTGGAAGTCTGTGTCACCTGCTACGAAAGTTTCATCTGCGACGATTTCACCCTTGTAAGCTTCACGGAAGGCTTTAGCAATACCTTTAGCATAGTCGCTGGCATTGTCAGTGTAAAGAACAACTTTCTTAGCGTTTAATTTTTCAGTAACATAGTTTGAGATAATTTTTCCTTGGAAGCTATCTTGGAATGTTCCGATAAAGAGGTAATCTTGACCTTTAGTCAATCCATCTTGAGTCGCACTTGGCGAAATCAATGGAACACCTGCTTTTGTAGCGTTCGCTACAGCAGCTGCAGTTGCACCAGATGTCGCAGGTCCTACGATTGCTGATACTTTAGATTGGGTTACAAGGTTAGTTGTTACTGAAGCCGCCTCAGCTGTTTCAGACTTGTTATCTTTATCAACTACTTCGATTTGTTTTCCATCGATACCACCTGCTGCATTGATTTCATCAACAGCAAGTTGGGCACCTTTTTGTTCAGATGTACCGTAGGCTGCTACGGCACCAGTTTCCTCGAAGTTAAATCCGATTTTGATTGTCTTTTCATCTACTGAGTTACCAGCAGCGTTTGACGCTCCAGACTTCACTTCTCCACAGGCTGCAAGAAGAGCTACACTTGCAAGCGCC includes these proteins:
- a CDS encoding ABC transporter substrate-binding protein; the protein is MKKKFALSFVALASVALLAACGEVKSGASNAAGNSVDEKTIKIGFNFEETGAVAAYGTSEQKGAQLAVDEINAAGGIDGKQIEVVDKDNKSETAEAASVTTNLVTQSKVSAIVGPATSGATAAAVANATKAGVPLISPSATQDGLTKGQDYLFIGTFQDSFQGKIISNYVTEKLNAKKVVLYTDNASDYAKGIAKAFREAYKGEIVADETFVAGDTDFQAALTKMKGKDFDAIVVPGYYTEAGKIVNQARGMGIDKPIVGGDGFNGEEFVQQATPEKASNIYFISGFSTTVEVSAKAKAFLEAYRAKYNEEPSTFAALAYDSVHLVANAAKGAKNSGEIKDNLAKTKDFEGVTGQTSFDADHNTVKTAYMMTMNNGKVEAAEVVKP